A single window of Paroedura picta isolate Pp20150507F chromosome 8, Ppicta_v3.0, whole genome shotgun sequence DNA harbors:
- the PYROXD2 gene encoding pyridine nucleotide-disulfide oxidoreductase domain-containing protein 2 isoform X4 yields the protein MLGGARRARPARCPFAEGRRCLGGKVRRTMAAARRGRLLGRAAAPLFFRGCGRSGHSGTRVPLKREYDAIVIGAGHNGLVAAAYLQKGGLKTAVLERRHLVGGAAVTEEIIPGFRFSRASYLLSLLRPQIYSELELKRHGLRVLPRDPYSFTPLLEESQGGKAPRSLLLGNNMAETQSQIAQFSVRDAQAFPKYEAFMSRLVSAIDPLLDACPVDMGAFGQGSLLQRLRALRGVQTLFRAGFALGKRLPQYYQVLTAPISKILDLWFESEPLKATLATDAVIGAMAGPHTPGSGYVLLHHVMGELEGRQGAWGYVTGGMGELSQALARAATMLGAEIFTEKEQLPVEFVQSLSKFDTRSPVTKINVAVDRLPSFLAAPNTSDGCPLPHHQCSIHLNCEDMDTLHQAFEDVSHGRPSSRPMIELCLPSALDPTLAPPGCHVVSLFTQYTPYTLAGGKQWNNQERDAYADQVFDCVEAYAPGFKASVIGRDVLTPPDLERIFGLPGGNIFHGAMSLDQLYFARPVPSYSGYRSPVQGLYLCGSGAHPGGGVMGAAGRNAARTALDDFRQQ from the exons ATGCTGGGCGGTGCGCGTCGCGCTCGACCAGCCCGCTGCCCCTTCGCCGAGGGAAGGCGCTGCCTAGGAGGCAAAGTCCGCCGTACGATGGCGGCAGCGCGGCGGGGTCGGCTGCTGGGCCGGGCGGCCGctccccttttcttcaggggctgCGGCAGATCCGGCCATTCGGGAACGAGGGTCCCGCTGAAACGCGAATACGATGCGATCGTCATCGGCGCAG GACACAACGGACTGGTGGCT GCTGCCTACCTGCAGAAAGGGGGGTTAAAAACAGCGGTGCTGGAGAGGCGACACTTGGTAGGGGGCGCTGCGGTCACTGAGGAGATTATCCCAG GTTTTCGGTTCTCCAGAGCTTCCTACTTGCTCAGCCTGCTGAGGCCCCAGATTTATTCAGAGCTGGAGCTGAAG AGGCACGGCTTAAGAGTACTGCCCCGTGATCCTTACTCCTTCACCCCATTGCTGGAGGAGAGCCAGGGTGGAAAAGCCCCCCGCTCGCTGCTGCTGGGGAACAACATGGCCGAAACACAGTCCCAGATTGCTCAGTTCTCTGTGCGGGATGCCCAG gcctttccCAAGTATGAAGCATTCATGAGCCGCTTGGTGTCCGCAATAGACCCTTTGCTAGATGCTTGTCCTGTGGACATGGGTGCGTTTGGTCAGGGCTCTCTGCTTCAGCGGCTCCGGGCACTGCGAGGAGTGCAGACCCTGTTTCGTGCAG GCTTTGCTCTGGGTAAACGGCTTCCCCAGTATTACCAGGTCCTCACAGCCCCCATTTCCAAG ATCTTGGATCTCTGGTTTGAGTCTGAGCCTTTGAAAGCAACACTGGCCACAGATGCTGTGATTGGTGCCATGGCTGGTCCTCATACACCAGGCAGTGG GTATGTGTTGCTGCATCATGTCATGGGTGAGCTCGAGGGGCGCCAGGGGGCCTGGGGCTATGTGACCGGTGGCATGGGGGAGCTATCCCAGGCCTTGGCTCGTGCTGCTACCATGCTTGGGGCAGAGATCTTCACTGAGAAG GAGCAACTCCCGGTGGAGTTTGTGCAGAGCCTTTCAAAATTTGACACACGCTCTCCCGTCACCAAAATCAACG TGGCTGTGGACCGGCTGCCCAGTTTCCTTGCAGCCCCAAATACCAGTGATGGGTGTCCTTTACCTCACCATCAGTGCTCCATCCACCTGAACTGCGAGGACATGGACACACTGCACCAGGCCTTTGAGGATGTCTCTCACGGGAGGCCCTCTAGCAG GCCCATGATTGAACTGTGCCTCCCGTCTGCCCTGGATCCCACACTGGCTCCCCCTGGCTGTCATGTGGTCTCTCTCTTCACCCAGTACACTCCTTACACACTGGCTGGAGGGAAGCAATGGAATAATCAAGAGCGTGATGCCTATGCTGACCAAG TGTTTGATTGCGTTGAGGCTTATGCACCCGGATTCAAGGCCTCCGTCATCGGCAGAGATGTTCTAACACCACCAGACCTTGAACGGATCTTCGGCTTGCCTGGCGGG AATATTTTCCACGGAGCCATGTCTTTAGACCAGCTGTATTTTGCCCGGCCTGTGCCCTCCTACTCCGGCTACCGGTCTCCAGTCCAAGGCCTGTACCTCTGCGGCAGCGGGGCTCATCCCG gaggAGGAGTCATGGGAGCTGCAGGCCGCAATGCTGCCAGAACAGCTCTGGACGATTTCCGGCAACAGTGA
- the PYROXD2 gene encoding pyridine nucleotide-disulfide oxidoreductase domain-containing protein 2 isoform X1 — translation MLGGARRARPARCPFAEGRRCLGGKVRRTMAAARRGRLLGRAAAPLFFRGCGRSGHSGTRVPLKREYDAIVIGAGHNGLVAAAYLQKGGLKTAVLERRHLVGGAAVTEEIIPGFRFSRASYLLSLLRPQIYSELELKRHGLRVLPRDPYSFTPLLEESQGGKAPRSLLLGNNMAETQSQIAQFSVRDAQAFPKYEAFMSRLVSAIDPLLDACPVDMGAFGQGSLLQRLRALRGVQTLFRAGFALGKRLPQYYQVLTAPISKILDLWFESEPLKATLATDAVIGAMAGPHTPGSGYVLLHHVMGELEGRQGAWGYVTGGMGELSQALARAATMLGAEIFTEKTVAQVLLSADGKVRGVGLQDGTEVKSRLVLSNASPQLTFLELTPKEQLPVEFVQSLSKFDTRSPVTKINGSLVNFYIRKTTESLWQPTQSPRSKRGPPVAVDRLPSFLAAPNTSDGCPLPHHQCSIHLNCEDMDTLHQAFEDVSHGRPSSRPMIELCLPSALDPTLAPPGCHVVSLFTQYTPYTLAGGKQWNNQERDAYADQVFDCVEAYAPGFKASVIGRDVLTPPDLERIFGLPGGNIFHGAMSLDQLYFARPVPSYSGYRSPVQGLYLCGSGAHPGGGVMGAAGRNAARTALDDFRQQ, via the exons ATGCTGGGCGGTGCGCGTCGCGCTCGACCAGCCCGCTGCCCCTTCGCCGAGGGAAGGCGCTGCCTAGGAGGCAAAGTCCGCCGTACGATGGCGGCAGCGCGGCGGGGTCGGCTGCTGGGCCGGGCGGCCGctccccttttcttcaggggctgCGGCAGATCCGGCCATTCGGGAACGAGGGTCCCGCTGAAACGCGAATACGATGCGATCGTCATCGGCGCAG GACACAACGGACTGGTGGCT GCTGCCTACCTGCAGAAAGGGGGGTTAAAAACAGCGGTGCTGGAGAGGCGACACTTGGTAGGGGGCGCTGCGGTCACTGAGGAGATTATCCCAG GTTTTCGGTTCTCCAGAGCTTCCTACTTGCTCAGCCTGCTGAGGCCCCAGATTTATTCAGAGCTGGAGCTGAAG AGGCACGGCTTAAGAGTACTGCCCCGTGATCCTTACTCCTTCACCCCATTGCTGGAGGAGAGCCAGGGTGGAAAAGCCCCCCGCTCGCTGCTGCTGGGGAACAACATGGCCGAAACACAGTCCCAGATTGCTCAGTTCTCTGTGCGGGATGCCCAG gcctttccCAAGTATGAAGCATTCATGAGCCGCTTGGTGTCCGCAATAGACCCTTTGCTAGATGCTTGTCCTGTGGACATGGGTGCGTTTGGTCAGGGCTCTCTGCTTCAGCGGCTCCGGGCACTGCGAGGAGTGCAGACCCTGTTTCGTGCAG GCTTTGCTCTGGGTAAACGGCTTCCCCAGTATTACCAGGTCCTCACAGCCCCCATTTCCAAG ATCTTGGATCTCTGGTTTGAGTCTGAGCCTTTGAAAGCAACACTGGCCACAGATGCTGTGATTGGTGCCATGGCTGGTCCTCATACACCAGGCAGTGG GTATGTGTTGCTGCATCATGTCATGGGTGAGCTCGAGGGGCGCCAGGGGGCCTGGGGCTATGTGACCGGTGGCATGGGGGAGCTATCCCAGGCCTTGGCTCGTGCTGCTACCATGCTTGGGGCAGAGATCTTCACTGAGAAG ACGGTTGCCCAGGTTCTTTTAAGTGCTGATGGGAAGGTGCGAGGTGTTGGCCTGCAGGATGGCACTGAAGTGAAGAGCCGCCTGGTGCTCTCCAATGCGTCTCCACAGCTCACCTTTCTGGAATTGACCCCCAAG GAGCAACTCCCGGTGGAGTTTGTGCAGAGCCTTTCAAAATTTGACACACGCTCTCCCGTCACCAAAATCAAC GGTTCTTTGGTCAACTTTTACATCAGGAAGACAACAGAATCCCTGTGGCAGCCTACCCAAAGTCCACGGAGCAAAAGGGGACCTCCTG TGGCTGTGGACCGGCTGCCCAGTTTCCTTGCAGCCCCAAATACCAGTGATGGGTGTCCTTTACCTCACCATCAGTGCTCCATCCACCTGAACTGCGAGGACATGGACACACTGCACCAGGCCTTTGAGGATGTCTCTCACGGGAGGCCCTCTAGCAG GCCCATGATTGAACTGTGCCTCCCGTCTGCCCTGGATCCCACACTGGCTCCCCCTGGCTGTCATGTGGTCTCTCTCTTCACCCAGTACACTCCTTACACACTGGCTGGAGGGAAGCAATGGAATAATCAAGAGCGTGATGCCTATGCTGACCAAG TGTTTGATTGCGTTGAGGCTTATGCACCCGGATTCAAGGCCTCCGTCATCGGCAGAGATGTTCTAACACCACCAGACCTTGAACGGATCTTCGGCTTGCCTGGCGGG AATATTTTCCACGGAGCCATGTCTTTAGACCAGCTGTATTTTGCCCGGCCTGTGCCCTCCTACTCCGGCTACCGGTCTCCAGTCCAAGGCCTGTACCTCTGCGGCAGCGGGGCTCATCCCG gaggAGGAGTCATGGGAGCTGCAGGCCGCAATGCTGCCAGAACAGCTCTGGACGATTTCCGGCAACAGTGA
- the PYROXD2 gene encoding pyridine nucleotide-disulfide oxidoreductase domain-containing protein 2 isoform X3, producing MLGGARRARPARCPFAEGRRCLGGKVRRTMAAARRGRLLGRAAAPLFFRGCGRSGHSGTRVPLKREYDAIVIGAGHNGLVAAAYLQKGGLKTAVLERRHLVGGAAVTEEIIPGFRFSRASYLLSLLRPQIYSELELKRHGLRVLPRDPYSFTPLLEESQGGKAPRSLLLGNNMAETQSQIAQFSVRDAQAFPKYEAFMSRLVSAIDPLLDACPVDMGAFGQGSLLQRLRALRGVQTLFRAGFALGKRLPQYYQVLTAPISKILDLWFESEPLKATLATDAVIGAMAGPHTPGSGYVLLHHVMGELEGRQGAWGYVTGGMGELSQALARAATMLGAEIFTEKEQLPVEFVQSLSKFDTRSPVTKINGSLVNFYIRKTTESLWQPTQSPRSKRGPPVAVDRLPSFLAAPNTSDGCPLPHHQCSIHLNCEDMDTLHQAFEDVSHGRPSSRPMIELCLPSALDPTLAPPGCHVVSLFTQYTPYTLAGGKQWNNQERDAYADQVFDCVEAYAPGFKASVIGRDVLTPPDLERIFGLPGGNIFHGAMSLDQLYFARPVPSYSGYRSPVQGLYLCGSGAHPGGGVMGAAGRNAARTALDDFRQQ from the exons ATGCTGGGCGGTGCGCGTCGCGCTCGACCAGCCCGCTGCCCCTTCGCCGAGGGAAGGCGCTGCCTAGGAGGCAAAGTCCGCCGTACGATGGCGGCAGCGCGGCGGGGTCGGCTGCTGGGCCGGGCGGCCGctccccttttcttcaggggctgCGGCAGATCCGGCCATTCGGGAACGAGGGTCCCGCTGAAACGCGAATACGATGCGATCGTCATCGGCGCAG GACACAACGGACTGGTGGCT GCTGCCTACCTGCAGAAAGGGGGGTTAAAAACAGCGGTGCTGGAGAGGCGACACTTGGTAGGGGGCGCTGCGGTCACTGAGGAGATTATCCCAG GTTTTCGGTTCTCCAGAGCTTCCTACTTGCTCAGCCTGCTGAGGCCCCAGATTTATTCAGAGCTGGAGCTGAAG AGGCACGGCTTAAGAGTACTGCCCCGTGATCCTTACTCCTTCACCCCATTGCTGGAGGAGAGCCAGGGTGGAAAAGCCCCCCGCTCGCTGCTGCTGGGGAACAACATGGCCGAAACACAGTCCCAGATTGCTCAGTTCTCTGTGCGGGATGCCCAG gcctttccCAAGTATGAAGCATTCATGAGCCGCTTGGTGTCCGCAATAGACCCTTTGCTAGATGCTTGTCCTGTGGACATGGGTGCGTTTGGTCAGGGCTCTCTGCTTCAGCGGCTCCGGGCACTGCGAGGAGTGCAGACCCTGTTTCGTGCAG GCTTTGCTCTGGGTAAACGGCTTCCCCAGTATTACCAGGTCCTCACAGCCCCCATTTCCAAG ATCTTGGATCTCTGGTTTGAGTCTGAGCCTTTGAAAGCAACACTGGCCACAGATGCTGTGATTGGTGCCATGGCTGGTCCTCATACACCAGGCAGTGG GTATGTGTTGCTGCATCATGTCATGGGTGAGCTCGAGGGGCGCCAGGGGGCCTGGGGCTATGTGACCGGTGGCATGGGGGAGCTATCCCAGGCCTTGGCTCGTGCTGCTACCATGCTTGGGGCAGAGATCTTCACTGAGAAG GAGCAACTCCCGGTGGAGTTTGTGCAGAGCCTTTCAAAATTTGACACACGCTCTCCCGTCACCAAAATCAAC GGTTCTTTGGTCAACTTTTACATCAGGAAGACAACAGAATCCCTGTGGCAGCCTACCCAAAGTCCACGGAGCAAAAGGGGACCTCCTG TGGCTGTGGACCGGCTGCCCAGTTTCCTTGCAGCCCCAAATACCAGTGATGGGTGTCCTTTACCTCACCATCAGTGCTCCATCCACCTGAACTGCGAGGACATGGACACACTGCACCAGGCCTTTGAGGATGTCTCTCACGGGAGGCCCTCTAGCAG GCCCATGATTGAACTGTGCCTCCCGTCTGCCCTGGATCCCACACTGGCTCCCCCTGGCTGTCATGTGGTCTCTCTCTTCACCCAGTACACTCCTTACACACTGGCTGGAGGGAAGCAATGGAATAATCAAGAGCGTGATGCCTATGCTGACCAAG TGTTTGATTGCGTTGAGGCTTATGCACCCGGATTCAAGGCCTCCGTCATCGGCAGAGATGTTCTAACACCACCAGACCTTGAACGGATCTTCGGCTTGCCTGGCGGG AATATTTTCCACGGAGCCATGTCTTTAGACCAGCTGTATTTTGCCCGGCCTGTGCCCTCCTACTCCGGCTACCGGTCTCCAGTCCAAGGCCTGTACCTCTGCGGCAGCGGGGCTCATCCCG gaggAGGAGTCATGGGAGCTGCAGGCCGCAATGCTGCCAGAACAGCTCTGGACGATTTCCGGCAACAGTGA
- the PYROXD2 gene encoding pyridine nucleotide-disulfide oxidoreductase domain-containing protein 2 isoform X2, with product MLGGARRARPARCPFAEGRRCLGGKVRRTMAAARRGRLLGRAAAPLFFRGCGRSGHSGTRVPLKREYDAIVIGAGHNGLVAAAYLQKGGLKTAVLERRHLVGGAAVTEEIIPGFRFSRASYLLSLLRPQIYSELELKRHGLRVLPRDPYSFTPLLEESQGGKAPRSLLLGNNMAETQSQIAQFSVRDAQAFPKYEAFMSRLVSAIDPLLDACPVDMGAFGQGSLLQRLRALRGVQTLFRAGFALGKRLPQYYQVLTAPISKILDLWFESEPLKATLATDAVIGAMAGPHTPGSGYVLLHHVMGELEGRQGAWGYVTGGMGELSQALARAATMLGAEIFTEKTVAQVLLSADGKVRGVGLQDGTEVKSRLVLSNASPQLTFLELTPKEQLPVEFVQSLSKFDTRSPVTKINVAVDRLPSFLAAPNTSDGCPLPHHQCSIHLNCEDMDTLHQAFEDVSHGRPSSRPMIELCLPSALDPTLAPPGCHVVSLFTQYTPYTLAGGKQWNNQERDAYADQVFDCVEAYAPGFKASVIGRDVLTPPDLERIFGLPGGNIFHGAMSLDQLYFARPVPSYSGYRSPVQGLYLCGSGAHPGGGVMGAAGRNAARTALDDFRQQ from the exons ATGCTGGGCGGTGCGCGTCGCGCTCGACCAGCCCGCTGCCCCTTCGCCGAGGGAAGGCGCTGCCTAGGAGGCAAAGTCCGCCGTACGATGGCGGCAGCGCGGCGGGGTCGGCTGCTGGGCCGGGCGGCCGctccccttttcttcaggggctgCGGCAGATCCGGCCATTCGGGAACGAGGGTCCCGCTGAAACGCGAATACGATGCGATCGTCATCGGCGCAG GACACAACGGACTGGTGGCT GCTGCCTACCTGCAGAAAGGGGGGTTAAAAACAGCGGTGCTGGAGAGGCGACACTTGGTAGGGGGCGCTGCGGTCACTGAGGAGATTATCCCAG GTTTTCGGTTCTCCAGAGCTTCCTACTTGCTCAGCCTGCTGAGGCCCCAGATTTATTCAGAGCTGGAGCTGAAG AGGCACGGCTTAAGAGTACTGCCCCGTGATCCTTACTCCTTCACCCCATTGCTGGAGGAGAGCCAGGGTGGAAAAGCCCCCCGCTCGCTGCTGCTGGGGAACAACATGGCCGAAACACAGTCCCAGATTGCTCAGTTCTCTGTGCGGGATGCCCAG gcctttccCAAGTATGAAGCATTCATGAGCCGCTTGGTGTCCGCAATAGACCCTTTGCTAGATGCTTGTCCTGTGGACATGGGTGCGTTTGGTCAGGGCTCTCTGCTTCAGCGGCTCCGGGCACTGCGAGGAGTGCAGACCCTGTTTCGTGCAG GCTTTGCTCTGGGTAAACGGCTTCCCCAGTATTACCAGGTCCTCACAGCCCCCATTTCCAAG ATCTTGGATCTCTGGTTTGAGTCTGAGCCTTTGAAAGCAACACTGGCCACAGATGCTGTGATTGGTGCCATGGCTGGTCCTCATACACCAGGCAGTGG GTATGTGTTGCTGCATCATGTCATGGGTGAGCTCGAGGGGCGCCAGGGGGCCTGGGGCTATGTGACCGGTGGCATGGGGGAGCTATCCCAGGCCTTGGCTCGTGCTGCTACCATGCTTGGGGCAGAGATCTTCACTGAGAAG ACGGTTGCCCAGGTTCTTTTAAGTGCTGATGGGAAGGTGCGAGGTGTTGGCCTGCAGGATGGCACTGAAGTGAAGAGCCGCCTGGTGCTCTCCAATGCGTCTCCACAGCTCACCTTTCTGGAATTGACCCCCAAG GAGCAACTCCCGGTGGAGTTTGTGCAGAGCCTTTCAAAATTTGACACACGCTCTCCCGTCACCAAAATCAACG TGGCTGTGGACCGGCTGCCCAGTTTCCTTGCAGCCCCAAATACCAGTGATGGGTGTCCTTTACCTCACCATCAGTGCTCCATCCACCTGAACTGCGAGGACATGGACACACTGCACCAGGCCTTTGAGGATGTCTCTCACGGGAGGCCCTCTAGCAG GCCCATGATTGAACTGTGCCTCCCGTCTGCCCTGGATCCCACACTGGCTCCCCCTGGCTGTCATGTGGTCTCTCTCTTCACCCAGTACACTCCTTACACACTGGCTGGAGGGAAGCAATGGAATAATCAAGAGCGTGATGCCTATGCTGACCAAG TGTTTGATTGCGTTGAGGCTTATGCACCCGGATTCAAGGCCTCCGTCATCGGCAGAGATGTTCTAACACCACCAGACCTTGAACGGATCTTCGGCTTGCCTGGCGGG AATATTTTCCACGGAGCCATGTCTTTAGACCAGCTGTATTTTGCCCGGCCTGTGCCCTCCTACTCCGGCTACCGGTCTCCAGTCCAAGGCCTGTACCTCTGCGGCAGCGGGGCTCATCCCG gaggAGGAGTCATGGGAGCTGCAGGCCGCAATGCTGCCAGAACAGCTCTGGACGATTTCCGGCAACAGTGA